A stretch of Vannielia litorea DNA encodes these proteins:
- a CDS encoding alpha-2-macroglobulin family protein, translated as MRCSLLAPFLCLLIALSAGLPAAAQQGPGQPAPIPERRLVPEKDVDFYGADLRALFDTSYDACRAACVADSACTAFTFNARSNACFPKRGVERREAYEGAQSATVVTESSERLALARSRAAELEFLRSGDLTSARSFAEEMASLHSPAGWALDRLEAGALEASRNGNFREAMIWVGPAVVIADRDDQWVDYARYALDAPGDNSSEKRQYERRALMASINAYLRADSGVDQSAALRLLASALERAGRGRDMIPALRLAQQVLPNAGTQAALDDALGKYGFRVTEHQVDPNPATPRVCVSFSERLAETGTDYAPYVSLPGTSFTAEASGSQLCIEGLMHGERYRVLLRAGLPSATGEKMIKDVDLSFYVRDRDPQVRFPGRAYVLPRTEDAAVPIVTVNTEEVDLSLHRVSDRNLLRVIQESYFGRPLNEWEVDYFEGDIAETVWEGTGHMERRLNEDVTTRLPMAEAIADLPAGVYALKAGIRGADPYETPPATQWFVISDIGLASMSGADGLHVFTRSLTTAEPMAGLEVTLLSRSNRELGQTTTDAQGYAMFEPGLTLGRGGAAPAMVLVKQGEDDMGFLSLTDPSFDLSDRGVEGREPAGAVDAFLTTDRGAYRAGETIYATALVRDGQAEAIDGLPLTAILTRPDGVEYARHFSPGGVDGGHVFSMPVSGVAPRGAWSLALHADPKAPPLATRTVLVEDFLPERIDFTLALPTEGLTEGEATAEIDVRYLFGAPGAGLPVEGELRISARRQLEAFPGYHFGSQNNANGPQTSWLDSTSTDDDGKARLALTMPDEMEGFDGPIEARLTVRVAEGSGRPVERREAVVTGPGKPMIGIKPAFEGVVPEGTEAGFSVIALGADLAPADMAVKWTLNRVTRSYQWYSEYGAWNWEPITRRERIAVGEGRLGADPLAVAGQVDWGTYELVVERLDGEYVSASYEFYAGWYAPVDVSSTPDTLEVSLDAESYRPGDTATLRIVPRYAGKALVTVVSNRLIDMKMVEVAEGTDTLVQLPVTDDWGAGAYVTATLIRPMDVADKRGPARALGLSHASVDPGAHQLAARIEAPAEIRPRGPLEVAVKVEGVLPGETAHVTLAAVDQGILNLTGFTPPDPSGHYFGQRRLGMGMRDIYGRLIDGMNGAVGEIRSGGDAASASRQSPPPTEELVAYFSGPLEVGADGYARTSFEMPSFNGTVKVMAVTWSKTGVGQASADVLVRDPIVLQASLPRFMAPGDEGRLLLEITHASGETGQIGLSVTGTGVTLPTGAASTMELAQGQTIRLPLTVVAGDPGLARINVALTTPSGEVLDKPLNLPIELNDPEVSRTSRFELASGQSFSFTRDVFTGLQPGTGKATLALGPLGRFDVPGLLASLDRYPYGCTEQTTSRALPLLYFDEVARAMGLEEQADTRQRVEGAITRILARQAASGGFGLWYASDGDFWLDAYVTDFLSRARAQGYEVPAIAFRNALDNLRNQVNYAADFDSGGEAIAYALMVLAREGAASMGDLRYYADVKPEAFTTPLGAAQLGTALALYGDPTRADAMFARAAAQLAATPGEEQATSWRDDYGTNLRDAAAVLALSAEAGSNTVNREALAVRVTGQTGHTSTQEKVWTLMAAKALIDAAPRDGFTRNGQPVTGPLVEVLADETAAQPVEIRNDSGAQTTLTLTTFGVPSEPEPAGGNGYAIERQYYTMEGFGVDLGAVPAGERMVVVLTVTPFGRRDARLMVDDALPAGFEIDNPSLIRSGDIRELNWLQTTSAEHSEFRQERFLSAVNWRSDKPFRLAYIVRAISPGSYHHPAASVEDMYRPAYRARTDAGRVTVVE; from the coding sequence ATGCGTTGCAGCCTTCTCGCGCCCTTCCTCTGCCTGCTGATTGCCCTTTCGGCCGGCCTGCCTGCCGCCGCACAGCAGGGGCCGGGCCAGCCCGCGCCGATCCCCGAGCGGCGGCTGGTGCCCGAGAAGGACGTGGATTTCTACGGTGCCGACCTGCGCGCGCTCTTCGACACGTCCTATGATGCCTGCCGCGCGGCCTGCGTTGCCGATTCCGCCTGCACCGCCTTCACCTTCAATGCCCGCTCCAACGCCTGCTTCCCCAAGCGCGGGGTCGAGCGGCGCGAGGCCTATGAGGGCGCGCAATCGGCCACCGTGGTCACCGAAAGCAGCGAGCGGCTCGCGCTGGCCCGCAGCCGCGCCGCCGAGCTGGAATTCCTCCGCTCCGGTGATCTGACCTCGGCCCGCAGCTTTGCCGAGGAGATGGCCAGCCTGCACTCCCCCGCCGGCTGGGCCCTGGACCGGCTCGAGGCCGGGGCGCTTGAAGCCTCGCGCAACGGAAATTTCCGCGAGGCGATGATCTGGGTCGGCCCGGCGGTGGTGATCGCCGACCGCGACGACCAATGGGTGGATTACGCCCGCTACGCGCTCGACGCGCCGGGCGACAACAGCTCCGAGAAGCGGCAATACGAGCGCCGCGCCCTGATGGCCTCGATCAACGCCTACCTGCGCGCCGATTCCGGGGTCGACCAGTCCGCCGCGCTGCGGCTGCTGGCCTCCGCGCTGGAGCGGGCCGGACGCGGGCGCGACATGATCCCGGCGCTGCGGCTGGCGCAGCAGGTGCTGCCCAACGCAGGCACCCAGGCCGCGCTCGATGACGCGCTGGGCAAATACGGCTTCCGCGTGACCGAGCACCAGGTGGATCCCAACCCCGCCACCCCCCGCGTCTGCGTTTCGTTCTCCGAGCGGCTGGCCGAAACCGGCACCGATTACGCGCCCTACGTGTCGCTGCCCGGCACCTCCTTTACCGCCGAGGCCTCGGGCAGCCAGCTCTGCATCGAGGGCCTGATGCACGGCGAGCGCTACCGGGTGCTGCTGCGCGCCGGCCTGCCCTCGGCCACCGGCGAGAAGATGATCAAGGACGTGGACCTCTCCTTCTACGTCCGCGACCGCGACCCGCAGGTGCGCTTCCCCGGCCGGGCCTACGTGCTGCCCAGGACCGAGGATGCCGCCGTGCCGATCGTGACGGTCAACACCGAGGAGGTGGACCTGTCGCTGCACCGCGTCTCCGACCGCAACCTGCTCCGGGTGATCCAGGAGAGCTACTTCGGCCGCCCGCTGAACGAGTGGGAGGTGGACTATTTCGAAGGCGACATCGCCGAGACGGTCTGGGAGGGCACCGGCCACATGGAGCGGCGCCTGAACGAGGATGTCACCACCCGCCTGCCCATGGCCGAGGCCATCGCCGACCTGCCCGCGGGCGTCTATGCCCTGAAGGCCGGGATTCGCGGCGCCGACCCCTACGAGACGCCCCCGGCGACCCAGTGGTTCGTGATCTCCGACATCGGACTGGCCTCGATGTCGGGCGCCGACGGGCTGCATGTCTTCACCCGCTCCCTCACCACCGCCGAGCCGATGGCGGGGCTCGAGGTCACGCTGCTCTCGCGCTCCAACCGCGAGCTGGGGCAGACCACCACCGATGCGCAGGGCTATGCCATGTTCGAGCCGGGCCTCACCCTCGGGCGAGGCGGCGCGGCACCGGCGATGGTGCTGGTCAAGCAGGGCGAGGACGACATGGGCTTCCTGTCGCTCACCGATCCCTCCTTCGACCTCTCCGACCGGGGGGTGGAGGGCCGGGAGCCCGCGGGCGCGGTCGATGCCTTCCTCACCACCGATCGCGGCGCCTATCGCGCCGGCGAAACGATCTATGCCACCGCTCTGGTGCGCGACGGCCAGGCCGAGGCCATCGACGGGCTGCCCCTGACCGCCATCCTCACCCGCCCCGACGGGGTGGAATATGCCCGCCACTTCTCTCCCGGCGGGGTGGACGGCGGCCATGTGTTCTCGATGCCCGTCTCCGGGGTCGCGCCGCGCGGCGCCTGGAGCCTCGCCCTGCATGCCGACCCGAAGGCGCCGCCGCTCGCCACGCGCACCGTGCTGGTGGAGGATTTCCTCCCCGAGCGGATCGACTTCACCCTTGCCCTGCCGACCGAGGGGCTGACCGAGGGTGAGGCCACGGCCGAGATCGACGTGCGCTACCTCTTCGGCGCACCCGGCGCGGGCCTGCCCGTGGAGGGCGAGCTGCGCATCTCCGCGCGCCGCCAGCTCGAGGCGTTTCCGGGCTACCACTTCGGCTCGCAGAACAACGCCAACGGCCCGCAAACCTCCTGGCTCGACAGCACCAGCACCGATGACGACGGCAAGGCCCGGCTCGCACTGACCATGCCCGACGAGATGGAAGGCTTCGACGGCCCCATCGAGGCGCGGCTCACCGTGCGCGTGGCCGAGGGCTCGGGCCGCCCGGTGGAGCGCCGCGAGGCAGTGGTGACCGGGCCGGGCAAGCCGATGATCGGCATCAAGCCCGCCTTTGAGGGCGTGGTGCCCGAGGGCACCGAGGCCGGCTTCTCGGTGATCGCGCTCGGGGCCGACCTCGCGCCCGCCGACATGGCCGTGAAATGGACGCTGAACCGCGTCACCCGCAGCTACCAGTGGTACAGTGAGTACGGCGCCTGGAACTGGGAGCCGATCACCCGCCGGGAGCGCATCGCCGTGGGCGAGGGCCGGCTCGGGGCCGACCCGCTCGCCGTGGCGGGGCAGGTCGACTGGGGCACCTACGAGCTGGTAGTGGAGCGGCTGGACGGCGAGTATGTCTCGGCCTCCTACGAGTTCTACGCCGGCTGGTATGCGCCGGTCGACGTGTCCTCCACGCCCGACACGCTTGAGGTTTCGCTCGATGCCGAGAGCTACAGGCCGGGCGACACTGCGACCCTGCGGATCGTGCCGCGCTATGCCGGCAAGGCGCTGGTCACGGTCGTCTCCAACCGCCTGATCGACATGAAGATGGTCGAGGTGGCCGAGGGCACCGACACGCTGGTGCAGCTTCCCGTGACCGACGACTGGGGCGCGGGCGCCTATGTGACCGCCACGCTGATCCGCCCGATGGACGTGGCCGACAAGCGCGGCCCGGCCCGCGCGCTGGGCCTCAGCCACGCCAGCGTGGACCCGGGCGCGCACCAGCTTGCCGCCCGCATCGAGGCCCCCGCCGAGATCCGCCCGCGCGGCCCGCTCGAGGTCGCCGTGAAGGTCGAGGGCGTGCTGCCGGGCGAAACCGCCCATGTCACCCTCGCCGCCGTCGACCAGGGCATCCTCAACCTCACCGGATTCACCCCGCCCGACCCCTCGGGCCACTACTTCGGCCAGCGCCGCCTCGGCATGGGGATGCGCGACATCTACGGCCGGCTGATCGACGGGATGAACGGCGCAGTGGGCGAGATCCGCTCGGGCGGTGATGCCGCCTCGGCCTCCCGCCAGTCGCCGCCGCCGACCGAGGAGCTGGTGGCCTATTTCTCCGGCCCGCTCGAGGTGGGGGCCGATGGCTATGCCCGCACCTCCTTCGAGATGCCCTCCTTCAACGGCACGGTGAAGGTCATGGCCGTGACCTGGTCGAAGACCGGGGTGGGGCAGGCCTCCGCCGATGTGCTGGTGCGCGACCCCATCGTGCTGCAAGCCTCGCTGCCGCGTTTCATGGCGCCGGGCGACGAGGGCCGGCTGCTGCTGGAGATCACCCATGCCTCCGGCGAGACCGGCCAGATCGGCCTTTCCGTCACCGGCACCGGCGTGACCCTGCCCACCGGCGCGGCTTCCACGATGGAGCTGGCGCAGGGCCAGACCATCCGCTTGCCGCTCACCGTGGTCGCGGGCGATCCCGGCCTCGCGCGGATCAACGTGGCGCTCACCACGCCCTCCGGCGAGGTGCTCGACAAGCCGCTGAACCTGCCCATCGAGTTGAACGATCCGGAAGTCTCGCGCACCTCGCGCTTCGAGCTGGCCTCGGGCCAGAGCTTCAGCTTCACCCGTGACGTGTTCACCGGCCTGCAACCGGGCACCGGCAAGGCCACGCTGGCGCTCGGCCCGCTCGGCCGGTTCGACGTGCCGGGCCTTCTGGCCTCGCTCGACCGCTACCCCTACGGCTGCACCGAACAGACCACCTCGCGCGCCCTGCCGCTGCTCTACTTCGACGAGGTGGCCCGCGCGATGGGGCTGGAGGAGCAGGCCGACACCCGGCAACGGGTGGAGGGGGCGATCACCCGCATCCTCGCCCGCCAGGCGGCCTCGGGCGGCTTCGGCCTCTGGTATGCCTCCGACGGCGACTTCTGGCTCGACGCCTATGTGACCGACTTCCTTAGCCGGGCCCGGGCGCAGGGCTACGAGGTGCCCGCCATCGCCTTCCGCAACGCGCTCGACAACCTGCGCAACCAGGTCAACTACGCCGCCGACTTCGACAGCGGCGGCGAGGCCATCGCCTATGCGCTGATGGTGCTGGCCCGCGAGGGCGCGGCCTCGATGGGCGACCTGCGCTACTATGCCGACGTGAAGCCGGAGGCCTTCACCACGCCGCTTGGCGCGGCCCAGCTCGGCACCGCGCTGGCGCTCTACGGCGACCCGACCCGGGCCGACGCCATGTTTGCCCGCGCCGCCGCCCAGCTCGCCGCCACCCCCGGCGAGGAGCAGGCCACCTCCTGGCGCGACGATTACGGCACCAACCTGCGCGATGCCGCCGCCGTTCTGGCGCTCTCCGCCGAGGCCGGGAGCAACACGGTCAACCGCGAGGCGCTGGCCGTGCGCGTGACCGGGCAGACCGGCCACACCTCGACGCAGGAGAAGGTCTGGACCCTGATGGCCGCCAAGGCGCTGATCGACGCTGCCCCGCGCGACGGCTTCACCCGCAACGGCCAGCCGGTCACCGGCCCGCTGGTCGAGGTGCTGGCCGACGAGACGGCAGCGCAGCCGGTCGAGATCCGCAACGACAGCGGCGCGCAGACGACCCTGACCCTCACCACCTTCGGCGTGCCCTCCGAGCCCGAGCCCGCCGGTGGCAACGGCTATGCGATCGAGCGGCAGTACTACACGATGGAGGGCTTCGGAGTTGATCTCGGCGCGGTGCCTGCGGGCGAGCGCATGGTGGTGGTGCTCACCGTCACCCCCTTCGGCCGCCGCGATGCCCGGCTGATGGTGGACGATGCCCTGCCCGCAGGCTTCGAGATCGACAACCCCTCGCTGATCCGCTCCGGCGACATCCGCGAGCTCAACTGGCTCCAGACCACCTCCGCCGAACACTCCGAGTTCCGGCAGGAGCGGTTTCTCTCGGCGGTCAACTGGCGGTCCGACAAGCCGTTCCGGCTGGCCTATATCGTCCGCGCCATCTCGCCGGGCAGCTATCACCACCCGGCGGCCTCGGTCGAAGACATGTATCGCCCCGCCTACCGCGCCCGCACCGATGCGGGCCGGGTGACGGTGGTGGAATAG